A segment of the Streptomyces sp. P9-A2 genome:
GGTCGCACTCGCGGCCGAAGGTCTCCAACGACAACCCCTACAGCGAGGCCCAGTTCAAGACCACGAAGTACATGTCGGACTATCCCGAACGGTTCGACTCGCTGGCCCACGCCCGCGAATGGTTCGACGCCTTCATCGCGTACTACAACCACGAGCACCGGCACTCGGGCATCGGCTGGCACACACCCGCCTCCGTCCACTTCGGGACCGCCGAGGAGGTCCGCGACCAGCGCGCGGTCACCCTCGCCGAGGCATACGCCCGCCACCCCGAACGCTTCGGCCGCCGCCCCCGACCACCCGAGATACCCCAGACGGCCTGGATCAACGACCCGTCCAAGCGCCGCGAACCCGCACCACAAACCTCATAGCATCACGACCGTCTCACTGGACTTGAAATCTTCCGGTCCGCCGCTACCTCCACGTTCCGCAGGTACGGGCTGCCGCCCGATCCACCGTGGCCGAGTCGATCCGACGGGTCCGCCCCCGCGTGGTGCTGGCGCACTCCCTCGGCTCCGTCGTCGCGTACGAAGCCCTCCACGCCCACCCGGAACTAACCGTGGACTGCTTCGTAACCCTAGGTTCTCCCCTTGGCTTGCCAGGCGGGATTTTCGATCACCTGGTGCCCGCTCCCATCGCCGGTCGGGGCGCCCGGCCTGCCGGGGTCCGCTACTGGGTGAACCTCGCCGACACAGGTGACCTGGTGGCGATTCCCCGTCGGCTCGGCGACCGATTCCCCGTTGACCAGCACGCCGACACCCCGATTGGCCGTATCGACTTCCACACCTTCGGAGCGTACTTGTCCTCCCCGCTCACCGCCGCAGCAATTACTCCCTTCGTCCTCAACCCGACGATCCCGGACCAGATCGCCTGAGATTTTCGGCGGTCGGCGTCTTAGCTTGGCGTTTACTGACTTCGGCGCTTTGAGGTCACGGTGGTGACAGCCCGGTCCCGGCCATGAAGCCGTCGAGTGTCGTGGGCCGGTACTGCAGGCTCTTGAGCCGATTGCGGACCAAGGCCACGAGCCGGCCGATCGTTCCGGAGGTGAGGTTGGCCAGGCTTCCCCTGCACTGCGACCACGCCCCCTCCACCGGATTCAACTCCGGCGCATACGCGGGCAGCAGGAAGACCGTCAACCAAGTTCGTGCGGCGACCAGTTGCTGCATCGCCTTTGAGGTGTGGGTGCCCAACCGGTCCCAGACCAGGACGATCGGCGCCTTCACCAGCTGATGCGCGCTGTCGATCAGCCGGATGTAGTCGTCCTCCGACAGGCTGCGCCGCTCGCCCTTGCGGCCGCGGTGGACCCGCAGGCGGTAGCACAGCCGGGTCCGCGACCCGGGCCGCATCGCGATCAGTCCCGCCATGGAGATCCGGCCCGGGCTCCGGCGGCCGGACACCCTCACCAGCGGGGTGTGTCCGCGTCGGCCCCAGGTGCGCCTCTTGGGCGGCCGCTGCTGCTGGCCGGCCTCGTCCTCGAAGCAGATCCAGCCGTCGGCGGCCGCCCTGGTCCTTTTACCTCCGGCCAGGTGCTCTCCTTCCAGGCGGTGATCGCCGCCTCGTCGCGCTCGGCCGCCCGGCGGGCGGGCATCTGCGGGGTGAAGCCGAGCCGGCGCATCAGCCGGGTCGCCCCGGAGATGCTGTAGGAGATGTGGAACGTGCGGCCGATCAGCGTGGCGACCCGGGCTCCGGTCCACACCTGGTCCTCGTCCCAGCCGTGCGCGGCCGGCCCCTGCTCCAGCATCGCGGCCAGTTTCCCGCACAGCGCCGGGCGGAGTTTGCAGCGCTGCCCACCGGGCCCCCGGGAGGCCGGCGCCGCCGTCCCTCCGGCGGCCCAGGCGCGCCGCCACTGGTAGGCGGACTTCGGTGTCACCCGCAGCAGCTCGGCGACCTCCGGCGCACTGGCCCCGGCCGCGAACAGCTCGGCGGCCTGCAGGCGCAGCGCCTCGCGTCGCGCGCGTTCCTGGGCGGTCATTCCGCCGCTGTCTGCGTACCTCATACCTTCCGGTGTAGCGCTGTCGCCGCGTACCGCCACCCAGGCGGGCTGTCACCGGTCAGACCTCAAAGCGCCGAAGTCAGTAACGTCGCAGGTCACTCGACCTGCTGAGATCCCCGGGAAACGGCGGCACGTAACGCGGCCGTTCTTCACGCTTCGAGATGTCGAGTAACGAAGCACGAGAGAACGGCCGCTGCGTATGAGTCTCCCCGTCGACGCGCCCGCAGGCGAGGCATTGGGCGTGTTGTCCCGCTTTCGGGTCGAGTTCTACAACTGCCTCTACTCCCGCGCGGACGCGCTCTTCGAGCTCACCGATGCGGTGCTGTGCGCGGACGGGCCGGTGAAAACCCTGGTCGAGCTCTCCTTGGCGGTCGAGCACCGGCGCGGGCATGGCGCCCTGTACGCCGCCCTGGACCGGGGCTGGCTGGAGCCGACACGGTTGCGCCGCACGCTGGCCGGGCTGCCGCTGCCGAGGGCGGCCGACGGGCGCATCGTGCTCGCCGTGGACGTCAGCAACTGGCTGCGGCCCGACGCTCCCACCAGCAACGACCGGCTCTTCTGCCATGTCTACGGGCGCGGCGACCGCAGCTCGGACCAGCTGGTGCCCGGCTGGCCCTACTCCTTCGTCGCCGCCCTGGAGTCCGGCCGCACCTCCTGGGTCGCCCTGCTGGACGCGGTCCGCCTGGGCCCGGCCGACGACGCGACCATTGTCACGGCCGCCCAACTCCGCGATGTCATCGAGCGGTTGACGAGCACAGGCCACTGGAAGCCGGGCGATCCGGACATCGTGATCGTGATGGATTCCGGCTACGACGTCGCCTACCTGACCCACACTCTCGCCGACCTTCCCGTCGTGCTGGTCGGACGGCTGCGCTCGGACCGGGTCATGCTCCGTGACCCCGGCCCCGCCCGGTCGGGCCCCCGGGGCGGGCGTCCCCGCCGGCATGGCGGCGTCCTGACGTTCAAGAAGCCCGACAGCTGGCACGAGCCGGATGTCACGACCGCCACGGACACCACCCGCTACGGCACGGCCGCCGCGATGGCCTGGGACCGGATGCACCCCCGACTCACCCACCGCGGCCCCTGGCTGAACCACGCCAAGGAAGAACTCCCCATCCTGCACGGCACGTTGATCCGTCTCCAGGTCGAGCGCCTGCCCGGCGACCGCGACCCTAAACCGGTCTGGCTGTGGTGCTCGGCCACCGCCGCCACACCGGCGGGCGTGGACCGCTGGTGGCAGGTGTTCCTCCGCAGATTCGACCTGGAGCACACCTTCCGGCTGATGAAACAGACCCTCGGCTGGACTGCCCCGAAGACCCGCCACGCGGACACCGCCGACCTGTGGACCTGGCTCATCATCGCCGCCCACATCCAGCTCCGCCTCGCCCGGCCCCTCGCCGAAGACCTGCGCCACCCCTGGGAACGGCCCGCTGCACCGCGTCGGCTCACCCCCGCCCGGGTGCGGCGGGGGTTTCGCAACGTCCGCGCGACCACGGCCCGTCCGGCGGCCGCACCGAAACCGTCCCGGCCAGGGCCGGGACGGCCTGCAGGCTCGAAGAACAGGCACCGGGCCAGGCATCACGACGTCGGCAAGACCGTCAAACGCGCCGAGTCGATCAAGGAACACCAAACCCGCCCACGTTAAACGCCAAGCTCAGATAAAATCAGTGCGTTGTGGCAAAGGGAGTCCCTGTTCGATGAGCAGGGGTTTCTTCGTGTGCGGGGCATGATCGCCTTGGGGTAGGGGCAGGCAGCGGACGGCTTGTTATGGATCGAGGAGGGTGCGATGCCGTCGGTGCTGGGGTTGATGGAACAGCGTGAGGCGCGGGCGAGGCAGGATCTGGAGTCCTGGACGGAGGTCCTGGAGCAGGCTCAGGCGGAGGTGGATGCCGCGCGGGAGCGGGTCGAGCGGGCCCGGGTGGGGCGTGAGGAGCTTGTGTCGGTGCTGGCCGGGGAGAGCCCGGTGAATACGCCGGTTCCGGTGCCGTCCGGTGGTGAGATGGCTGCCGCCGTGGGATCGGGCGGCCCGGGCTCGGGGCATGGCGGGCGGCCGCCGGTGTGGCGGTCGGGCATGGGTGAGGAGGTGCTCAGCGGCCTGTATCGGGAGGTGTTCGCCGCGGTGGTGGCCGCTTCGGGGCCGGTGAACGGGGTGGAGCTGACGCGGGCGGTGGGCCGGGAGGCGGAGATCAGGAACGAGGTGGAGAAGATCCGTCACCGTGCCTATGTGCTGGAGAAGCGGGGCTGGCTGGTGCGGGCGAAGGACGGACGGTTCATGCCTGAGCCCGGAGCAGTCGGCCGGGACGCTTCTCCGGCCAGCGCGGAGCGTCTGCGGCCAGGCGCCGGGACAGTCTGATCACGGCGGCCCACCACACCATCTGGGCGTGGTGGTCGGGGCGGCGTTCGTGGTCGCGGTTGAGGCGGCGTGAGCGGGAGAGCCAGCTCAGCGTCCGCTCCACGACCCACCTGCGGGCCAGTACGACAAATCCGCGTTGTCCGTCGGAGCGGCGCACGACCTCGGTCCGGACTCCGTGACGGGCGAACGCCTTCGCCAGCGCCGGACCCTGGTAGGCACTGTCGACCCACACCAGTTTCAGCAGCCGGCCCGGCTGCTGCATGAACGTCTCCAGCAGTGCGGGGGCGGCCTTGGAGTCGTGCACATCGGCCGTGGTCACGGTCACTTCCAGGAGCAGGCCCTCGGTGTCGGTCAGGATGTGACGCTTGCGGCCGTCACGTGACTTGCCGCCGTCGTATCCGCGACTGTCCTCGCCGACGGTCTCGGAGGCGTCCACCGACTGACTGTCGATGACTCCCGCGCTGGGCTCGGCGTTGCGGCCGGCGCGCTCCCTCGCCGAACGTCGCAGGCGTTCGTAGAGTTCACGCGCATAGTCGTAGGCCCGCCAGCGGCGGAAGAAGTCGTAGACCGCCCGCCAGCAAGGGAAATCGACCGGCAGAGCCGTCCACTTCACTCCGTTGTCGACCAGGTAGCGCACCGCGTCGAGCATTGTCCGGTGGCAGTACGCCTCGGGGCGCCCGCCCCGCTTCAGGAGCCAGGCCGGCACCGGCATCGCGGCGCGGACCTCGGCCCACTCCGCATCCGTCATGTCACTCGGATAGCAGCCTGCCCGCCGTCCCGGAGCGAGCGAACCGAACCGGTGCACGTAGCAGTCACACCCAGGGGTGACCGCGGTGGACGCATGCACAGAGATACTGCTCAACTGATCAGGCAACGGGCTTCCTTGGTCGTGCTGGTGTCGTAACCGCGTCACTACCAAGGGGCCCGTTCTCTCATGCCCGCGACCGCACCCGAACCTCCGTCCAGATGATCACCCGCTGCCGCTCGAACAAGATCCGGTTTGCCACAACGCACTCAGACCCCACGGTCGACGGCTTGGCGCTGGACGGGCTTCCCCGGCACTCACGACTGACGGCGCCCACCACAGCGGGCACCCCTCTCTCGCCAGCGAAGGGGGTGCGCCAACGGATCCGTCAGTTCACAGCGCCGTCAGGACGAAGGTCAGCAGTGCCAGGCAGAGGGTGGTGCTGCCTGCGAAGGCCAGGGCACCCCGTAGCAGGGCGCTGGCGTAGGTAGCCCCGTCGATGCGAGCAAGCAGGCCGGCCGCTGCTCCTACGAGGGTGCAGAAGAGCGCGACGACTGCCAGGAGCAGAACCAGGAGCATCAGGTGGATGGGTGAGGTGTTCATGGCTTCTTCCCGGGACGGTCGACGACGGTGACTCCGGGGAATTTCGCGGCTTTGGTGTTCACCGGGGTTCAGGGCGAACAAAGATGAACGAAGACGGTCGCCCGGGGGACGGAGAAGCAGGACATGGGGGACGTGCACGAGGATCCGTTGGCGGAACTCGCGCTGCGGCTGCGCACCCTCAGGGCGCAGCGGGGTTTGCAGATCGGGGGGTTGCAGCAGCGGACCGGGCTGGGGCGGACAACGCTCAGCCAGGCACTGAACGGCCGCATGGTGCCCTCCGAGGCCACGCTGGTGGCCTTGGTGAAGGCTCTGGGTGCGGATGTGAAGCCGATGCTGGCCCTGCGCGAAGCCGCAGTGCGCCAGCCTGATGTCTCACCGGTAAGAGTGGTGCGCAGACCGGTGCGGCCGAAGGTGGAGCCGTCCTTTGTGGAGCGGTATCTCAACTACGTGGCAGAGCGGCATTCCCAACTGACCGTCGTAGGGCTGGACCTGAGCCGGCCGGAACGTGCGCGCTGGCCACTCGACGCTGCCTACTTGAGCCTGGAACTGGCGGAGCGGCCGGAAGGCTGGCCTGCAGGCGGCGAGGAAGCGGACCGGCCGCCCGTCATGGTGAAGCGTGCCGAGAGTGCGCTGGCCGACTGCCGACGGGTGCTCCTGCGCGGGCTCGCCGGCAGCGGGAAGACAACGCTGCTGCAGTGGCTGGCTGTCGCGACGGCACGCGATGAGCTGCCAGAGGAACTGGCGGGCTGGCGTGGGCAGATCCCCTTCGTCCTGCCCCTGCGGACGCTGGTGCGGCGCGGGCCTCTCCCGGGGCCACACGATTTCCTGTCTGCGGTCGGCACACCGCTGGCTGCCTCGCAGCCTGAAGGTTGGGCCGATGGCGTACTCGCAAGAGGTGAGGCGCTCGTCCTGGTCGACGGGATCGACGAGGTGCCCCAGGAACAGCGGGGTGCCACCCGGGACTGGCTCGAGCAGCTCCTGGCGGCATACCGGGAGGCACATTTCGTGGTCACCACAAGGCCATCAGCTGTTCCCGAAGGCTGGCTCGCATCGTCGCGCTTCACTGAATTGTCGGTGCGGCCTATGAGCACCGCCGACATCGGCGTCTTCGTCGGCCGGTGGCATACTGCCGCCCGGCACAGTACGGCGACCGAAGCCGAACGCGCACAACTGCACGATCTCGAAGCAGCGCTCCAAGTGACAGTACGTGCTCAGCGTGACCTGGCGCAGTTGTCCAGCACACCCCTGATGTGTGCACTCATCTGCGCGCTGCACCGGGACCGCCGCGGCCACCTGCCTCACAGTCGTATGGAGCTCTACGAGGCAGCACTCTCAATGCTGCTCGTACGCCGTGATCTTGAGCGCAGCATCGATGTCCCCGAAGGCATTCAACTCACCGAACACCAGAGCATTCAGCTACTACAGCGTCTGGCCTACTGGCTCATCCGCAACCGACAGACCGAGATGGACCGGGCCACCGCGCTGGCCCTGGTGAGTGACGCACTGCCGGCCATGCAGGCCGTGGCCGAGCAGGGCACTGCCGACCAGGTCCTCACCCATCTGGTCGGCCGCAGCGGACTCCTGCGCCAGCCCACCATGGACGCCTTCGACTTCATCCACCGCACCTTCCAGGACTACCTCGGAGCCAAAGCCGCCATCGAAGCCCACGACTTCCCTCTGCTGGTCAACAACGCCCACGACGACCAGTGGGAAGATGTCATACGCATGGCCGTTGCCCACGCCCGCCCAGCCGAAAGCGCCGACCTCCTTCGCCGTCTCGTCAAACGCGGTGATGCCGAAAGCGAGCACCGGTCCAGGCTCCACCTTCTGGCAGCTGCCAGCCTGCAGTACGCCACCGAAATAGACCCCGACGCCCGCAGACTGGTCGAACAGCGCGCACGCCACCTGATGCCGCCACGCTCCCAGGAAGAAGCAGAGGAGCTTGCCGCACTCGGACCCGGCATCCTGGACTTGCTACCGGGCCCCCAAAGCCTGGAAGGCGACGAAGTCGGCCCCGTAATTCGGACGGCCGCTGCCATCGGCGGCGACCATGGCTACGCATTCCTCCAGCGTTTCGCACAGGCCCTACCTGCCGACACACCCCCCTCTTCGATAGTCGGGGGCTGGGAGAATTTCGAGGCCGACGAGTATGCGCGGGACATCCTACGCCCCTTTAAAGACCACCTAAGTCTGGACGTCAACACTCCCGATCAGCGCAACGCCCTGCGACTACTGGAACCTAACTTCAACGTCACATTTCGAGATGAATTCACTGCTGAGGAAATCATCGAACACCTCTCACCCGAACACACCCATACACTGCGCATCTACTCCGGTAAATCACTGACAGACCTGAGATTCGTCCGCCAACTTCCCGCCTTGGCAGAACTCGCCTTGGCCGAGTGCAGCCAGCTCACACACATCGACGACCTTGCAGGACTTCAACTGTCACGCTTGAGCCTCCTGCAGTTCCCAGACGAAATCTCCTTCGACGCTCTGGCTTCGTTGTGGGACCTTACGGAACTCGCCCTCTACACCCGCCTCCCATGGGACAGCCTGGAGGATATGCCCGCACCGTTGGACTTGACCGCACTGCGCCTAGCTAGATGGATCGATACGCCCCTGCGAGGCGTCTCCAAGTGGCAGCACCTAGAGGATCTGGTAATCAATTCCACACCCACCCCTGCAGAGTGGCGAGAGGTAGCCTCACTGCCTCAGCTGACGGATCTTTACATCTCACAATACGATCTTGCACAGGCACCTCCCATGCATGGCGTGAAACACCTTCAGTTGTCGCCCACAGATTCAGATGCACAACTGGAACTAGTACCTGAGGTATTCCCTAACCTTGAGACCATTTTCATCAACTGCCGCGCTTCCCTGCCTGACATTACCGACATCACACCCCTGAAGCGAAGCACAGCACTACAAATTTCTTTGCATTACGCAAAAAGCGTCGTTGGCATTGAAGAATTCACCTCAGGTACAGTCCACCTATATCCACGCCCCCGGACAACCGACACCTGAGCCGCCCCTTACTCCGGAATGCCGCGCCCACAGTCCGACCTGTCTCCGTAAGGATCCTCAGGCTACAAGGTGTCGCACGCCACGCCCTGTGCTAGGCACGCCCTGCCTAGCAATCAGAACAAACGTCGCTCACGCTCACCCCACCTATAGATAATCGACATCCGAGCGGTGGACAGCGTGGCTCTGCTGGACCCCAAGGGCGCTCCGCACGACATCGTCCAGGCGGTCGGCCGCGCTTTGCGTCAGAAGCCGGGACAGGGAAAGCTCGCCTCTTTGATCGTGCCGGTATTTCTCCAGCTGGAGGAAAATCCGGAGGATATGTTCACCTCGGGATCGTACCGGCCTCTGGTGAAGGTCCTTGAAGGTCTGCGGGCTCACGATGAAGAGGAAATCGAATTGCTGGCCATCCCGCAGGAGCCGCAGAAGGACGTCGCGCAGCCGTCCGAGTACATCGGTGCCGCGCCCGGCGATGACGAGGACGAAACCCGACTGCTGCTGCGTTTTGCGGCTCCGCGTGATCCGGTGATGGTCGCGGACTGGGTGTCCTTCAACGTGATCGACACGGAGAAGCAGGACTGGGCGCGCGGCTGGGCGAAGCTCAAGAAGTTCACCGAGCGTGAGCTTCACGCCCGGGTTCCGTACGAGCACAAGGAGGGGGCGTTCCCGCTGGGGACCTGGGTCGCGGAGCAGCGGCGGGCCTACGGGGCCGGGCAGATGAGCGGCAAGCGCGCTGCGCGGCTGGAGAAGCTGGGCATGGCCTGGTCGGCGGCCGATGCGCGGTTCCAGGAGAACCTGGCGGCGGCCCGGGTGTACTACGCGGAGCACTGGACGCTGTGCGCTCCGAGGTCGGCGGCGGCGCTGGACAAGCCGGTGGGGCAGTGGCTGTCCAACCTGCGCCGCTCGGGTGCGCTGGAGGGCCACCCGGAGTGGGAGGCTGCGTTGAAGGAGATCGACGAGGACTGGAACCCGTCGTGGCCCGCGGAGTGGCAGCGGCACTACGCCGCGCTGCGCGAGCTGGTGCGCGACGAGGAAGGCCCGGCGGAGGTCCTGCCCGGCTTCACTGTGCACGGGATGGACGTCGGCAAGTGGCTGGCCCGGCAGCGGAAGCCCGAGGTGTGGGCGGCCCTGGCGGAGGGGTAGCGCGAGCGCCTGGAAGCCGTCGGCGTCACCCCGCTCGCCGCCGCTCCGGCCCCGGTGAAGCCGGACGTGTCCGCGGGGCCGTCCACGGCGCCCGTGAGCGCCTTCGAGAGGGGTGTTGCGGCCCTGGCACAGTACAAGGGCCCGCACGGGCTCTGTGAAGGTCCCCAGGGCCCACGTAGAGGCGTTGCCGGACGGGACGGAGGTCAAGCTCGGGGTGTTCCTGTCCAACAGCAAGAGTCGCCGGACCAAGCTGACCGTCGACAAGCTGCGGGCGCTGGCCGGCCTCGGGCTGGAGTGGGCGGCCACGGAAGGAGCGGCGTGATGACTACGCCCGAGGAAGAGCGGCGCGTGCAGGACGCTGTGCGGCGGCACGCCCGCACCAGGGCCTTCGCGGAGGCGGAGGACGTCATCTCGGCTCTGCTGTCCGACCCGGGGGTGCGGGAGGCGCGGGCCCGGGTCGAGGCGGCGGAGACAGACCTCGGCATAGAGCTGCGGGCCCGTCTCCAGGCGTTCCAGGACCGCTACGAGCAGGCCGTGACGGAGGGCGACGCGGACCGGCTCACCGAAGTCTGTGCGGGCAAGCACGGCAGCGCGAAGCCCCTACCCGTCCGGGGCGGGGGGCGTGAGTGGCTGCGCGGCCGACCTGGGCTGGTTGCTATGCCGAGAAGTCGCTGGGGGTGTAGCGGTTGCCGGTGACGACGGCTGCCACGACCGCGCGATCAATCAGGGCGTTCGGCGGGCGGTGCTTGGCCAGCCAGGTCAGCTCGTCGACGCGGAGGGTGCCAGCCTTCTTCTTCTCGGTGAGGTCGAGTACGAGCAGCTGGCCGAAGGGAGCGGTGGTGTTGGTGTATTCGGCGGCTTGGGCCAGGTACCTCTTCTCCAGGTAGGCCCGATCGTTGCTGGTGTGGTTCTTTTTGATCTCGGTCAGGTACTGCCGGGATCCGAAGTGGACGAGGATGTCGGCCCGTCCAAGGGCCCGGTTGACGGCCTCGACCTGGACCAGGTGACCGATCTGGCTGCTGAGAAGCCAGACGTAGAAGTGCTGCTGCAGGTCTCCTTCGACGGGGACCAGGTCGCCGTCCGCTTTGTCGAAGCGCCGCCGGTAGTCACGGAACTTGATGCGCTTGCCGTCCGGGCCGGTCCGCCCTTCGCCGAAAGCGGTGGCGGTGTCCAGGTCGGCTGCGGCCCTGAGGAAGTGGACGGTCTGGCCGAC
Coding sequences within it:
- a CDS encoding IS630 family transposase (programmed frameshift) — encoded protein: MRYADSGGMTAQERARREALRLQAAELFAAGASAPEVAELLRVTPKSAYQWRRAWAAGGTAAPASRGPGGQRCKLRPALCGKLAAMLEQGPAAHGWDEDQVWTGARVATLIGRTFHISYSISGATRLMRRLGFTPQMPARRAAERDEAAITAWKESTWPEVKGTRAAADGWICFEDEAGQQQRPPKRRTWGRRGHTPLVRVSGRRSPGRISMAGLIAMRPGSRTRLCYRLRVHRGRKGERRSLSEDDYIRLIDSAHQLVKAPIVLVWDRLGTHTSKAMQQLVAARTWLTVFLLPAYAPELNPVEGAWSQCRGSLANLTSGTIGRLVALVRNRLKSLQYRPTTLDGFMAGTGLSPP
- a CDS encoding NF041680 family putative transposase, which gives rise to MSLPVDAPAGEALGVLSRFRVEFYNCLYSRADALFELTDAVLCADGPVKTLVELSLAVEHRRGHGALYAALDRGWLEPTRLRRTLAGLPLPRAADGRIVLAVDVSNWLRPDAPTSNDRLFCHVYGRGDRSSDQLVPGWPYSFVAALESGRTSWVALLDAVRLGPADDATIVTAAQLRDVIERLTSTGHWKPGDPDIVIVMDSGYDVAYLTHTLADLPVVLVGRLRSDRVMLRDPGPARSGPRGGRPRRHGGVLTFKKPDSWHEPDVTTATDTTRYGTAAAMAWDRMHPRLTHRGPWLNHAKEELPILHGTLIRLQVERLPGDRDPKPVWLWCSATAATPAGVDRWWQVFLRRFDLEHTFRLMKQTLGWTAPKTRHADTADLWTWLIIAAHIQLRLARPLAEDLRHPWERPAAPRRLTPARVRRGFRNVRATTARPAAAPKPSRPGPGRPAGSKNRHRARHHDVGKTVKRAESIKEHQTRPR
- a CDS encoding IS5 family transposase, with product MTDAEWAEVRAAMPVPAWLLKRGGRPEAYCHRTMLDAVRYLVDNGVKWTALPVDFPCWRAVYDFFRRWRAYDYARELYERLRRSARERAGRNAEPSAGVIDSQSVDASETVGEDSRGYDGGKSRDGRKRHILTDTEGLLLEVTVTTADVHDSKAAPALLETFMQQPGRLLKLVWVDSAYQGPALAKAFARHGVRTEVVRRSDGQRGFVVLARRWVVERTLSWLSRSRRLNRDHERRPDHHAQMVWWAAVIRLSRRLAADAPRWPEKRPGRLLRAQA
- a CDS encoding NACHT domain-containing protein, encoding MGDVHEDPLAELALRLRTLRAQRGLQIGGLQQRTGLGRTTLSQALNGRMVPSEATLVALVKALGADVKPMLALREAAVRQPDVSPVRVVRRPVRPKVEPSFVERYLNYVAERHSQLTVVGLDLSRPERARWPLDAAYLSLELAERPEGWPAGGEEADRPPVMVKRAESALADCRRVLLRGLAGSGKTTLLQWLAVATARDELPEELAGWRGQIPFVLPLRTLVRRGPLPGPHDFLSAVGTPLAASQPEGWADGVLARGEALVLVDGIDEVPQEQRGATRDWLEQLLAAYREAHFVVTTRPSAVPEGWLASSRFTELSVRPMSTADIGVFVGRWHTAARHSTATEAERAQLHDLEAALQVTVRAQRDLAQLSSTPLMCALICALHRDRRGHLPHSRMELYEAALSMLLVRRDLERSIDVPEGIQLTEHQSIQLLQRLAYWLIRNRQTEMDRATALALVSDALPAMQAVAEQGTADQVLTHLVGRSGLLRQPTMDAFDFIHRTFQDYLGAKAAIEAHDFPLLVNNAHDDQWEDVIRMAVAHARPAESADLLRRLVKRGDAESEHRSRLHLLAAASLQYATEIDPDARRLVEQRARHLMPPRSQEEAEELAALGPGILDLLPGPQSLEGDEVGPVIRTAAAIGGDHGYAFLQRFAQALPADTPPSSIVGGWENFEADEYARDILRPFKDHLSLDVNTPDQRNALRLLEPNFNVTFRDEFTAEEIIEHLSPEHTHTLRIYSGKSLTDLRFVRQLPALAELALAECSQLTHIDDLAGLQLSRLSLLQFPDEISFDALASLWDLTELALYTRLPWDSLEDMPAPLDLTALRLARWIDTPLRGVSKWQHLEDLVINSTPTPAEWREVASLPQLTDLYISQYDLAQAPPMHGVKHLQLSPTDSDAQLELVPEVFPNLETIFINCRASLPDITDITPLKRSTALQISLHYAKSVVGIEEFTSGTVHLYPRPRTTDT
- a CDS encoding Helicase associated domain protein, giving the protein MDSVALLDPKGAPHDIVQAVGRALRQKPGQGKLASLIVPVFLQLEENPEDMFTSGSYRPLVKVLEGLRAHDEEEIELLAIPQEPQKDVAQPSEYIGAAPGDDEDETRLLLRFAAPRDPVMVADWVSFNVIDTEKQDWARGWAKLKKFTERELHARVPYEHKEGAFPLGTWVAEQRRAYGAGQMSGKRAARLEKLGMAWSAADARFQENLAAARVYYAEHWTLCAPRSAAALDKPVGQWLSNLRRSGALEGHPEWEAALKEIDEDWNPSWPAEWQRHYAALRELVRDEEGPAEVLPGFTVHGMDVGKWLARQRKPEVWAALAEG